CTATcattattatgatttaaaaaggagccaaaaaactatgtgataataaattgcTTCATATGATCGCAatccttaaataaaataattttttttttttttgcatgatcagtcagattttcaaaatcaatgccaaaatttcagaatttttgccagggtatgcaaacttttgagcataaCTGTAGATGTAgcataaaataattacattttacataACACTCATTATACACCCAATTTCATTTGAATTTAGAAAACAACACAATTTAAAGTGAAAATATAGGATGGAAAGACTTCCTTAACAAGATGTCTACACACATCATAAAGTAAGGTAGCACATTCATAGAAATCTTATTTCTGTTCTGTTTTATATTTGGATGTGAAGTGCAAGGTGGAACTTATAGTACTAAATGATCGctgcaaataaatacaaatatatgagAGAATTCTGGATAAAATaaatcttaaagaaacactttagggtcaggaacacaaatgacAGAGTGTGGGAAACAAAACTtgagtggactggctgacaatgaaattagttaaaggaacactatagtcacctaaattactttagctaaataaagcagttttagtttatagatcattcccctttaatttcactgctgaattcactgtcatttaggagttaattcactttgtttctgtttatgcagccctagccacacctcccctggctatgattgacagagcctgcaaggaaaaaaacaaaactggtttgactttcaaacagatgtaatttaccttaaataattgtatctcaatctctaaattgaactttaatcacatacaggaggctcttgcagggtctagcaatctattaacatagcagggtataagaaaatcttaattaaacagaacttgcaatttaggaagcctaaatagggctctctttacaggaagtgtttatggaaggctgtgcaagtcacatgcagggaggtgtgactagggttcataaacaaagggatttaactcctaaatggcagaggattgagcagtgaggctgcaggagcatgttctatacaccaaaactgcttcattaagctaaagttgttcaggtgactatagtgtccctttaatgtaaagctgactttgctgcttcagtctctctaactctGTGACATGTTAccgttcttctacactcactacatacacattttctctgtcccagactgtacaggggcttctgcctgctagtaagaaggaaggaaggagaggagtagataagtgagtgctaggggacagtccttagaaagcgtggagcgagCACAATATTAGAtgaatttatgccaagctcagggtgctgtctgcacagtatgcccttagttggccagcctgcatgattggcgggcagatTTGTTTGGGCATGATTGCCcctttgggcagtactggttagatgatttgcgtcagtggcccacccttttacgccgcctaccgaaatcctgcttcaccagacactgctgttaggaggtattgatttacttgaaaaatgaaagtgagagattagcatagtttGTGTTTTCTTAAATCTATTTCCTGCGAGTTTCCCTCCATCACCACCTCCGCcatatacatgacgcttgggaggtatgagtgTTTAAGTGTTTCCTGTCGATACgattctataattaggcccatcataattgtcagcaccaggcccactgggctcttattTTGGCCCTGCACAGAGGGGTAATATCAATGGTGAATCGAGAGGTAAAACCTTACTGGTAACACAGTCTCTATCCTATCATTGTTGCAAATGAAAGTTCACTGTGCTCTAAACAGTGGCTGTGCAATACTGGCAATCTACTCAGATCTCAAGAATAACCAAACCGAATTTCTAGTTCAGTGTGTGTCATTTATTTTAAGCCACAATTCCTTTTGGGCCAATGGAAGATTTGGGGCATGAGGGTTGAAATTATTACGCCTGAGTGAAACAAATGGCAGGCAACATATTGCATAGAAAAACACATACCTGGTAAGGGGACTTGTTTACATATTTTGCATTACTAACTATGTCATAGTATATGTTAACTAGTCATGTGATAATTTATCTTACTTTCAATTAGTTTCTTAAATCCGGTCTTTACCGCCGCATTCCGCACACTGTAGATGAGAGGATTTAATATAGGTGTTCCAAATGTAAAAATCACTACAAAAACTCTGTCTTTATCTATTGAGTAGGCTGTCTTAGGGCGCAAATAAAGAAATCCTAGACAGGCATATTCAATTGTTACAACGTTGATATGGGATGAGCAAGTGGAGAAGGCTTTGTGACGACCCACACTTGTGCTTATTTTCAGTATAGCAGAGATTATGTATACATAGGACGTAATGACGAGTAGAAAGTTGGTGCTGAAGAATCCAAGCACAATGGCAAAGATTACAATCTCTACCAGCTCATGGACCTGTGTACTAGGACAAGTCAAACGTAACACCTGTCCAACCTCGCAGAAGAAGTGATCGATTTCTAATTCATCACAAAACGGGAGCGTAAATACAGACAATACCATTAAAAGGGCCATGGCGCAACTAACTATTAATGTAATAGCAAGGAACATCTTACAGATCGCCCAACTCATCACAGCTTTGTAACGGAGAGGGTTATTTATGGCAACATAGCGATCATAAGCCATTACGGTGATCAGGATTATCTGAGCAGCTCCAAAGGCGACAATGCAGAACATTTGAGCTATGCACCGTGGAAAGGAGATAGAATGTCGAGTATTCATTAGATTGACAAGAGTCTGGGGTACCACAGTGGAAGTGTAACAGATATCCAAAACAGACAGGAAACTGATGAAAAAGTACATGGGTGTATGTAAACGTGAGTCAACTTGTATTACCAGAATCAGTAAAGCATTCCCCAGAAGTATTAGCAAATAAATTAGCAGGAAAACGATGAAAAGCAATGATAAAAATCTGGTGTTTAAAAACGCTTGGAAAATAAATTCAGCtgaatgtgttttgttttgcatGCCTATTGGCTTCCTAGAATCCACCTGCGATAAAAAATTAGTCAGTTTATCAATCGATAAAGTAGGCTATTATTCCTGAGACCTGGAATAAAGGTCTCCGGTTTAGTCTATAAGGGGTGTGTTTGACCaggttttttaaacaaaaaaatatgtattgatGAGTGGAGGGGTTTCTTTACTTAACAGGGAAGGTGGTGAATTgaaattcactaaactgtgaaagcgataaatgtaaaatatagtaCATTAACCTGAATTTGATTACTCAGTTTTCAAattactgtttgtttgttttatcttggcGTTGCAaaatttttgaaattttttttttaaattatttgatgCCAACGTGGAggaaataacataacataacagatATTATGTGGATAgttattataataaatattaattattttcatgaaggtaaaaaaaaacactgaatgtTTATAAATATAGCTGGTTTAGAAATGTGtaaaaaatattaaccccttaaagacatgtgtgacatgtcatgattcccttttttttccagaagtgcggtccttaaggggttaaacaggttgGTTATCAATCCATCTGATTTTATTTCAAATAGATGTTTTGATCTTACAATACATGTATCTCATATGATGGGCCCAATAGACTTTATTACAACTTTGTCTCTACTTTTCAGTGACCAGCCATTGTTGTAATTTCTGACGCTAATGGTTGTGAGTAGCGACTGTTTATCAACTTTATTCTCTATGGTAACTGCTACTTAGAGACTGGCTTCCGACTAGTTTCCAATTCTGGTGCTACTTGTTACCGGCTGCTACTAACCATAACAACTTTACATCAGCCATTTTATTGATTCATCATAAAAATAATGGTCGACGTTTCAGTGCCACCaaggggactttcatcaggacaagttTTTACAGAACCAGGCATAGAGAACAATGACATTACCTGCAGTGCAAAcccctttttaatatatatatatatatatatatatattttttagaaactgcatgcAGATGTTATTGGCATCCAACTGGCTAAAAGTATTGACAAGGTTGTAAATGAGCCCATTGTATTTTGTCAACGAAGGGACCATTTATACTCAGCTGGTGGT
This region of Pelobates fuscus isolate aPelFus1 chromosome 2, aPelFus1.pri, whole genome shotgun sequence genomic DNA includes:
- the LOC134586167 gene encoding olfactory receptor 10V1-like is translated as MYFFISFLSVLDICYTSTVVPQTLVNLMNTRHSISFPRCIAQMFCIVAFGAAQIILITVMAYDRYVAINNPLRYKAVMSWAICKMFLAITLIVSCAMALLMVLSVFTLPFCDELEIDHFFCEVGQVLRLTCPSTQVHELVEIVIFAIVLGFFSTNFLLVITSYVYIISAILKISTSVGRHKAFSTCSSHINVVTIEYACLGFLYLRPKTAYSIDKDRVFVVIFTFGTPILNPLIYSVRNAAVKTGFKKLIESKINYHMTS